In one Myotis daubentonii chromosome 1, mMyoDau2.1, whole genome shotgun sequence genomic region, the following are encoded:
- the DLK1 gene encoding protein delta homolog 1 isoform X2 gives MTATAALQRVLLLLLAFGHHAHGAECFPPCNRHYGFCTEDNVCRCHPGWQGPQCNECMPFPGCVHGFCDEPWQCTCNEGWDGHYCDIDMRACTSNPCANNGTCTTMQKGHYQCTCAPGFSGENCQKKDGPCEVNGSPCQHGGSCVDDDGQASYASCLCPPGFSGNFCEIVVNSCTSNPCENQGTCTDIGGDFRCRCPPGFVDKTCSRSVTNCASEPCLNGGTCLQHSQGQAICFTILGVLTGLVVLGTLSIVFLNKCEAWIANLRYNRMLNKKKKLLLRYNSGEDMAVNIIFPDKVDMTTFKEASDEEI, from the exons ATGACCGCGACCGCAGCCCTCCAGCGcgtcctgctgctcctgctggccTTCGGCCACCATGCCCATG GAGCTGAATGCTTCCCGCCCTGCAACCGCCACTATGGATTCTGCACCGAGGACAATGTTTGCAG gtGCCACCCTGGCTGGCAAGGACCCCAGTGTAACGAATGCATGCCCTTTCCTGGCTGTGTTCACGGATTCTGTGACGAACCCTGGCAGTGCACTTGCAACGAAGGCTGGGACGGGCACTACTGCGACATAG acatGCGGGCTTGCACCTCGAACCCCTGCGCTAACAACGGCACGTGCACCACCATGCAGAAGGGCCACTACCAGTGCACCTGTGCCCCTGGCTTCTCGGGAGAGAACTGCCAGAAGAAGGACGGGCCCTGCGAGGTCAACGG CTCCCCCTGCCAGCACGGCGGCTCCTGCGTGGACGATGATGGCCAGGCCTCGTatgcctcctgcctgtgccccccTGGCTTCTCGGGCAATTTTTGCGAGATCGTGGTCAACAGCTGTACCTCCAACCCGTGCGAGAACCAAGGCACCTGCACCGACATTGGGGGCGACTTCCGCTGCCGCTGCCCCCCTGGCTTCGTGGACAAAACCTGCAGTCGCTCGGTGACCAACTGTGCCTCCGAACCGTGCCTGAACGGGGGCACCTGCCTGCAGCACTCCCAG GGCCAGGCCATCTGCTTCACCATCCTGGGCGTGCTGACCGGTCTGGTGGTGCTGGGCACCCTGAGCATCGTCTTCCTCAACAAGTGTGAGGCCTGGATCGCCAACCTGCGCTACAACCGCATGCTGAACAAGAAGAAGAAGCTGCTGCTGCGCTACAACAGCGGGGAGGACATGGCCGTCAACATCATCTTCCCCGACAAGGTCGACATGACCACCTTCAAGGAGGCTAGCGACGAGGAGATCTAA
- the DLK1 gene encoding protein delta homolog 1 isoform X1 — translation MTATAALQRVLLLLLAFGHHAHGAECFPPCNRHYGFCTEDNVCRCHPGWQGPQCNECMPFPGCVHGFCDEPWQCTCNEGWDGHYCDIDMRACTSNPCANNGTCTTMQKGHYQCTCAPGFSGENCQKKDGPCEVNGSPCQHGGSCVDDDGQASYASCLCPPGFSGNFCEIVVNSCTSNPCENQGTCTDIGGDFRCRCPPGFVDKTCSRSVTNCASEPCLNGGTCLQHSQVRFECRCRPQFTGPLCGKKRAASSQQGTRVPNGPGLAYRVTPGVHELPVGQPEHHILKVAMREVKKDTPLLSEGQAICFTILGVLTGLVVLGTLSIVFLNKCEAWIANLRYNRMLNKKKKLLLRYNSGEDMAVNIIFPDKVDMTTFKEASDEEI, via the exons ATGACCGCGACCGCAGCCCTCCAGCGcgtcctgctgctcctgctggccTTCGGCCACCATGCCCATG GAGCTGAATGCTTCCCGCCCTGCAACCGCCACTATGGATTCTGCACCGAGGACAATGTTTGCAG gtGCCACCCTGGCTGGCAAGGACCCCAGTGTAACGAATGCATGCCCTTTCCTGGCTGTGTTCACGGATTCTGTGACGAACCCTGGCAGTGCACTTGCAACGAAGGCTGGGACGGGCACTACTGCGACATAG acatGCGGGCTTGCACCTCGAACCCCTGCGCTAACAACGGCACGTGCACCACCATGCAGAAGGGCCACTACCAGTGCACCTGTGCCCCTGGCTTCTCGGGAGAGAACTGCCAGAAGAAGGACGGGCCCTGCGAGGTCAACGG CTCCCCCTGCCAGCACGGCGGCTCCTGCGTGGACGATGATGGCCAGGCCTCGTatgcctcctgcctgtgccccccTGGCTTCTCGGGCAATTTTTGCGAGATCGTGGTCAACAGCTGTACCTCCAACCCGTGCGAGAACCAAGGCACCTGCACCGACATTGGGGGCGACTTCCGCTGCCGCTGCCCCCCTGGCTTCGTGGACAAAACCTGCAGTCGCTCGGTGACCAACTGTGCCTCCGAACCGTGCCTGAACGGGGGCACCTGCCTGCAGCACTCCCAGGTGAGGTTCGAGTGTCGGTGCCGGCCCCAGTTCACAGGTCCCCTCTGCGGCAAGAAGCGCGCGGCGAGCTCCCAGCAGGGCACCCGTGTGCCCAACGGGCCCGGGCTGGCCTACCGCGTGACCCCCGGGGTGCACGAGCTGCCCGTGGGGCAGCCCGAGCACCACATCCTAAAGGTGGCCATGAGGGAGGTCAAAAAGGACACCCCGCTCCTCTCCGAGGGCCAGGCCATCTGCTTCACCATCCTGGGCGTGCTGACCGGTCTGGTGGTGCTGGGCACCCTGAGCATCGTCTTCCTCAACAAGTGTGAGGCCTGGATCGCCAACCTGCGCTACAACCGCATGCTGAACAAGAAGAAGAAGCTGCTGCTGCGCTACAACAGCGGGGAGGACATGGCCGTCAACATCATCTTCCCCGACAAGGTCGACATGACCACCTTCAAGGAGGCTAGCGACGAGGAGATCTAA
- the DLK1 gene encoding protein delta homolog 1 isoform X3, with translation MTATAALQRVLLLLLAFGHHAHGAECFPPCNRHYGFCTEDNVCRCHPGWQGPQCNECMPFPGCVHGFCDEPWQCTCNEGWDGHYCDIDMRACTSNPCANNGTCTTMQKGHYQCTCAPGFSGENCQKKDGPCEVNGSPCQHGGSCVDDDGQASYASCLCPPGFSGNFCEIVVNSCTSNPCENQGTCTDIGGDFRCRCPPGFVDKTCSRSVTNCASEPCLNGGTCLQHSQAICFTILGVLTGLVVLGTLSIVFLNKCEAWIANLRYNRMLNKKKKLLLRYNSGEDMAVNIIFPDKVDMTTFKEASDEEI, from the exons ATGACCGCGACCGCAGCCCTCCAGCGcgtcctgctgctcctgctggccTTCGGCCACCATGCCCATG GAGCTGAATGCTTCCCGCCCTGCAACCGCCACTATGGATTCTGCACCGAGGACAATGTTTGCAG gtGCCACCCTGGCTGGCAAGGACCCCAGTGTAACGAATGCATGCCCTTTCCTGGCTGTGTTCACGGATTCTGTGACGAACCCTGGCAGTGCACTTGCAACGAAGGCTGGGACGGGCACTACTGCGACATAG acatGCGGGCTTGCACCTCGAACCCCTGCGCTAACAACGGCACGTGCACCACCATGCAGAAGGGCCACTACCAGTGCACCTGTGCCCCTGGCTTCTCGGGAGAGAACTGCCAGAAGAAGGACGGGCCCTGCGAGGTCAACGG CTCCCCCTGCCAGCACGGCGGCTCCTGCGTGGACGATGATGGCCAGGCCTCGTatgcctcctgcctgtgccccccTGGCTTCTCGGGCAATTTTTGCGAGATCGTGGTCAACAGCTGTACCTCCAACCCGTGCGAGAACCAAGGCACCTGCACCGACATTGGGGGCGACTTCCGCTGCCGCTGCCCCCCTGGCTTCGTGGACAAAACCTGCAGTCGCTCGGTGACCAACTGTGCCTCCGAACCGTGCCTGAACGGGGGCACCTGCCTGCAGCACTCCCAG GCCATCTGCTTCACCATCCTGGGCGTGCTGACCGGTCTGGTGGTGCTGGGCACCCTGAGCATCGTCTTCCTCAACAAGTGTGAGGCCTGGATCGCCAACCTGCGCTACAACCGCATGCTGAACAAGAAGAAGAAGCTGCTGCTGCGCTACAACAGCGGGGAGGACATGGCCGTCAACATCATCTTCCCCGACAAGGTCGACATGACCACCTTCAAGGAGGCTAGCGACGAGGAGATCTAA